A genomic window from Salvia hispanica cultivar TCC Black 2014 chromosome 5, UniMelb_Shisp_WGS_1.0, whole genome shotgun sequence includes:
- the LOC125190187 gene encoding remorin 4.1-like, translated as MSSDQRVLTLANTFQDGDGDEDGGGSPAVRDIHALTPPRAPRLRLREAWETGSHRSSSLSVASNATEGGGENFTSMSREFNALVVAGATINGPTQPESGPLGRIREEGNFQVETNPLAIVPDIGTLDPVQSPRGESSGDRHAPVAASAGGEMSVHRVKKEEAESKIYAWQNAKVAKINNRFKREEAIINGWEGEQVQKATSWMKKVERKLEEKRAKAQEKMQNEIAKAHRKAEERRASAEAKRGTKVARILEIANLMRAVGRPPVKRSFF; from the exons ATGTCGAGCGATCAAAGAGTTTTGACCCTAGCAAACACCTTCCAAGACGGAGACGGAGACGAAGACGGCGGAGGCTCCCCGGCCGTCAGGGACATCCATGCCCTGACGCCGCCCCGCGCCCCACGCCTCCGGCTCCGCGAGGCGTGGGAGACGGGTAGTCACAGGTCATCCTCCCTCTCAGTAGCGTCAAACGCTACTGAGGGCGGGGGCGAGAACTTCACCAGCATGAGCAGGGAGTTCAACGCCCTTGTTGTAGCTGGGGCCACCATCAATGGGCCCACTCAGCCCGAGTCGGGCCCATTGGGCAGGATTAGGGAGGAGGGGAATTTCCAAGTGGAGACAAACCCCTTGGCGATTGTGCCGGATATTGGCACGCTGGATCCTGTGCAATCGCCAAGGGGTGAGTCTAGCGGCGACAGACATGCGCCTGTCGCTGCCAGCGCAGGTGGAGAGATGTCGGTGCATCGGGTGAAGAAAGAGGAGGCGGAGTCGAAGATTTATGCTTGGCAAAATGCCAAGGTTGCGAAGATTAATAACCGGTTCAAGCGTGAGGAAGCCATAATCAATGGATGGGAAGGTGAGCAAGTGCAGAAGGCCACTTCTTGGATGAAGAAAGTTGAG AGGAAATTGGAGGAGAAAAGAGCAAAAGCACAAGAGAAAATGCAGAATGAGATTGCAAAAGCACACAGAAAAGCAGAGGAAAGAAGAGCTTCTGCTGAGGCCAAGAGAGGCACCAAAGTGGCCAGAATTCTTGAAATAGCAAACTTGATGAGGGCCGTTGGTCGGCCGCCCGTCAAGCGCTCCTTCTTCTGA